DNA from Thioclava sp. GXIMD2076:
CATCCGCCGAGCGGTAACCGATCACCATCAGGATCAGCGACAGAACGAGAAGCCCCGACACCATCGCCCGCCCCTGCGGCCCCATCTTCGCGCGCGCCTCGGGCGCCAGACGTTTGAACAAATGCGCCAGCGCCCAGATCAGGACACCGAGGATGAGAAGGATCATTGGCTTACTCCGCTTGGCTTATATCCGTGCGGCAATCGCCTCCGCTTTGGCGAGGACCTGCCGCGCTGTGACGATATGCAGATTTTCCACGATCTTACCATCGACAACCGCAACACCCTGCCCCTTTGATCGCGCCTCGTCAAAGGCGGCGATCTGGCGCTCGGCTAGATCGATCTCGGCCTCGGATGGGGCAAAGGCGGTATTGGCCACGGAGAGTTGCGCCGGATGGATCAGGGTCTTGCCGTCAAAGCCCATGTCGCGTCCCTGCGCGCATTCGGCGGCCAGACCCTCCTCGTCCCTGAACGCATTATAGACTCCATCCACGATGATCTTCCCATAGGCTTTGGCCGCCAGCAGGCACAGGCCCAGCCCCGAGAGCATCGGCAACCGGTCGGGGCGGAACCGCGCGCCCAGTTCCTTGGCGAGGTCATTGGTGCCCATCACCATCCCCTGAAGGCGGGGATGGGCGGCAATCGCCTGCGCGTTCAGCATCCCCAGCGAGGTCTCCATCATTGCCCAGAGAGGCACGTCGGGGATCAGATCCCCCACGGCATCCAGATCGGCGGGGTCATTCACCTTGGGGATCAGGATCGCATCGATCCGGGCGCCTTCGCGCAAGGCGCGTGCCATCTTCAGCACATCCTCGCGACCCCAGTCGGTATCGAGCCCGTTGATCCGCACGATGCGCGCGCGATTGCCAAAATCCTTATCCTTCAGCGCTGCGACCAGCGTGTCGCGGGCGTTGATTTTTTCGTCAACGGCGACAGCATCCTCCAGATCGAAGATGATCGCATCACAATCTAGCCCCATGGCCTTATCAAGCGCCCGCTCCTTGGAGCCGGGGATGTAAAGCACCGAACGATAAGGCTGTGCCGACATGATTCTCCTCCCAAACTGCTATACGGAACAAAAGATCACAGTATAAACGTTATTTGCAATATAATTTCTGCCGCATCGCAGAATTTTAGTTCTCGCAGGTAAATTGCGGGCGCCCCTAGGGTGATTAACTCTCTTTTCGTCAGTTCGCCTTAGTTTAGTGATCACTGCATATCACAACCAAGGGGCGATCTATGCAAAAGAAGCTTTTTGCCCTCTCACTGGGCTTTCTTGCACTCATCCTTGCCGCGCAGAACCTGCGCGCCGAGACCCCCGCCTGTGGTGACCGCTCAGAGATCGTGGTCGAGCTGGCAAACCGCTATCAGGAAACACAGCGCAGCACGGGAATTGCTGCCAATAATACGCTGATGGAGCTGTTTGCCGCGGAGAGCGGCACATGGACCCTGCTGGCCACCACTCCTGGTGGCACCAGCTGCCTGATCGCCTCCGGAATGGACTTCAAGACCCAAAGCGGCGGTTTTGGCAGAGCTTTCGGCACCGGCCCGAAAAAAGACATCTGAACGGCGGAATCCACCTGTTTTATTTGATTTCGCGGGATATTTTTGCTCACATATAAGTGACTGATCCCGCTTGCATTCCTGACTCGCGAAGCCGTACACCATAGCATACAGAACCCGTTTAGGATGCACGAATGCGCTAGGTCCTCTTGCCTAAAGCATAAAAACCGCCTACCCATCACCGGTCACTTATATCCATCCTATGACGGAGGAATTCATGGCCCGACCCAAGATTGCGCTGATCGGCGCAGGTCAGATCGGTGGTACTCTCGCCCATCTTGCAGCCCTCAAAGAACTTGGCGATGTCGTCCTGTTCGATATTTCCGAAGGCACCCCGCAGGGGAAAGCCCTCGATATTGCAGAATCCGGCCCGTCGGAAGGCTTCGATGCCACGATGAAAGGCACGAACGACTATGCCGATATCGCTGGTGCAGATGTCTGCATCGTGACGGCTGGCGTTCCGCGCAAGCCCGGCATGAGCCGCGATGACCTTCTGGGCATCAACCTCAAAGTCATGAAATCGGTCGGCGAGGGGATCAAGCAATACGCCCCCGACGCGTTCGTGATCTGCATCACCAACCCGCTCGACGCGATGGTCTGGGCATTGCAGAAATTCTCCGGCCTGCCGGCAGAGAAGGTCTGCGGTATGGCAGGCGTGCTGGATTCGGCCCGCTTCCGCCACTTCCTCGCGACCGAGTTCAATGTCTCGATGAAAGACGTCACCGCCTTCGTGCTCGGCGGTCACGGCGACACGATGGTGCCGCTTGCCCGTTATTCGACCGTTGCCGGCATCCCGCTGCCCGACCTCGTCGAAATGGGCTGGACCACGCAGGAAAAACTCGACGCGATCATCCAGCGCACCCGTGATGGCGGCGCAGAGATCGTGGGCCTGCTGAAAACCGGTTCGGCCTTCTATGCGCCTGCGACCTCGGCGATCGAGATGGCGGAAGCCTATCTCAAGGACCAGAAGCGTGTTCTGCCCTGCGCGGCCTATGTCAAAGGCGCGCTCGGCCTCGACGGCATGTATGTCGGCGTCCCGACCGTGATCGGTGCCGGCGGCATCGAGCGCGTTGTCGACATCAAGATGAACAAGGACGAACAAGCCATGTTCGACAAGTCGGTAGACGCGGTCAATGGCCTCGTCGAAGCCTGCAAAGGCATCGACAGCTCGCTGGCATAAGCCATCGATGTTTCACGTGAAAGGCGCGGCTCAGGCCGCGCCTTTTGCATTCGGGTCTAGCCTGCGATCCCGTCCATGGCGAAGGCCCGCGCATCGAAGCCCAGCTCCTCCCTCGCCCGCCCGATCAGAGCCGCCTCA
Protein-coding regions in this window:
- the mdh gene encoding malate dehydrogenase, with the protein product MARPKIALIGAGQIGGTLAHLAALKELGDVVLFDISEGTPQGKALDIAESGPSEGFDATMKGTNDYADIAGADVCIVTAGVPRKPGMSRDDLLGINLKVMKSVGEGIKQYAPDAFVICITNPLDAMVWALQKFSGLPAEKVCGMAGVLDSARFRHFLATEFNVSMKDVTAFVLGGHGDTMVPLARYSTVAGIPLPDLVEMGWTTQEKLDAIIQRTRDGGAEIVGLLKTGSAFYAPATSAIEMAEAYLKDQKRVLPCAAYVKGALGLDGMYVGVPTVIGAGGIERVVDIKMNKDEQAMFDKSVDAVNGLVEACKGIDSSLA
- a CDS encoding CoA ester lyase; this encodes MSAQPYRSVLYIPGSKERALDKAMGLDCDAIIFDLEDAVAVDEKINARDTLVAALKDKDFGNRARIVRINGLDTDWGREDVLKMARALREGARIDAILIPKVNDPADLDAVGDLIPDVPLWAMMETSLGMLNAQAIAAHPRLQGMVMGTNDLAKELGARFRPDRLPMLSGLGLCLLAAKAYGKIIVDGVYNAFRDEEGLAAECAQGRDMGFDGKTLIHPAQLSVANTAFAPSEAEIDLAERQIAAFDEARSKGQGVAVVDGKIVENLHIVTARQVLAKAEAIAARI